From Chlorocebus sabaeus isolate Y175 chromosome 15, mChlSab1.0.hap1, whole genome shotgun sequence, the proteins below share one genomic window:
- the RPL39L gene encoding ribosomal protein eL39-like 2, which yields MSSHKTFTIKRFLAKKQKQNRPIPQWIQMKPGNKIRYNSKRRHWRRTKLGL from the coding sequence ATGTCTTCTCACAAGACTTTCACCATTAAGCGATTCCTggccaagaaacaaaagcaaaatcgtCCCATCCCCCAGTGGATTCAGATGAAACCTGGTAATAAAATCAGGTACAACTCCAAAAGGAGACACTGGAGAAGAACCAAGCTGGGTCTATAA